A region from the Variovorax sp. V93 genome encodes:
- a CDS encoding helix-turn-helix domain-containing protein, protein MTQKQAEAASGVKQSNISKIERGDTGRSMALLALARAYRVDPNWLDTGDGPAPWDVPQPRTARDNASEPPGAYRVTRTPPSGPSFNPGTPGTVPLIAWTQVTSWRGAAQGAIQAERWLPCVAHHSPGNTYALRVRGDSMTAPSGHLKSYPAESIIFVDTQRTTPEDGERIIARLDAGNEVTFKVFKQEDGRRWLLPLNPKHEPIRTAFTVLGTVVGKWEDED, encoded by the coding sequence ATGACTCAGAAGCAAGCCGAAGCGGCTTCAGGCGTCAAGCAATCCAACATCTCGAAGATAGAACGCGGCGACACCGGCCGCTCGATGGCCCTGCTGGCACTGGCACGCGCCTACCGCGTCGACCCCAACTGGCTCGACACCGGCGACGGCCCCGCACCCTGGGACGTACCCCAGCCACGCACCGCGCGCGACAATGCCAGCGAACCTCCGGGCGCCTACCGGGTCACGCGCACGCCGCCGTCGGGCCCGTCCTTCAATCCCGGCACGCCCGGCACCGTTCCCCTCATCGCGTGGACGCAGGTCACTTCATGGAGGGGCGCCGCGCAAGGAGCGATCCAGGCCGAGCGGTGGCTTCCCTGCGTTGCGCATCACAGCCCCGGCAACACCTACGCACTGCGCGTGCGCGGCGACAGCATGACCGCACCCAGCGGCCACCTGAAGAGCTATCCCGCGGAGTCGATCATCTTCGTCGACACGCAGCGAACGACGCCCGAGGACGGCGAACGCATCATCGCGAGGCTCGATGCAGGCAACGAAGTCACCTTCAAGGTCTTCAAGCAGGAAGACGGCCGCCGCTGGCTGCTGCCGCTGAATCCGAAGCACGAGCCGATCCGCACCGCGTTCACAGTGCTCGGCACCGTCGTGGGCAAGTGGGAAGACGAGGATTGA
- a CDS encoding ThiF family adenylyltransferase, translating into MTDTAAPDFARRFGGLERLYGVAGAACIRNAHVLVAGIGGVGSWAVEALARSGVGRLTLVDLDHVSESNINRQIHALDATVGQAKVEAMRDRIAQINPGCQVLALDEFVEPGNWTALLDAAQAANGPATAVIDACDQVKAKLAMAAWARASRTAFVTVGAAGGKRQAHKVDIDDLALVTHDPLLAQLRQRLRKEHGAPREGRKIGVACVFSRESVAPPDASCAIEEGDGSLNCHGYGSVVSVTATFGQCAAGWVLDRIASNATL; encoded by the coding sequence GTGACCGACACCGCGGCGCCCGACTTCGCGCGCCGCTTCGGCGGCCTCGAACGCCTGTACGGCGTGGCCGGTGCCGCGTGCATCCGCAACGCCCACGTGCTCGTCGCCGGCATCGGCGGCGTGGGCTCGTGGGCAGTCGAGGCGCTGGCACGCAGTGGCGTGGGGCGGCTCACGCTGGTCGATCTCGATCACGTCTCGGAGTCGAACATCAACCGGCAGATCCACGCGCTCGATGCAACCGTGGGGCAGGCCAAGGTCGAGGCCATGCGCGATCGCATCGCGCAGATCAACCCCGGCTGCCAGGTGCTCGCGCTCGATGAATTCGTCGAGCCCGGCAACTGGACGGCATTGCTCGATGCGGCGCAGGCTGCCAACGGGCCCGCGACGGCCGTCATCGACGCGTGCGACCAGGTCAAGGCCAAGCTCGCGATGGCCGCATGGGCGCGCGCGTCGCGCACCGCCTTCGTGACCGTGGGCGCGGCCGGCGGCAAGCGGCAGGCGCACAAGGTCGACATCGACGATCTCGCGCTCGTCACGCACGACCCGCTGCTGGCCCAACTTCGCCAGCGCCTTCGCAAGGAGCATGGCGCCCCGCGCGAGGGCCGCAAGATCGGCGTGGCCTGCGTCTTCAGCCGCGAGAGCGTCGCACCGCCCGATGCCTCCTGCGCCATCGAAGAAGGCGATGGTTCGCTCAACTGCCATGGCTACGGCTCGGTGGTGAGCGTGACCGCGACTTTCGGCCAATGTGCAGCAGGTTGGGTTCTCGACAGGATTGCGAGCAACGCCACGCTATAA